In Synergistales bacterium, a single window of DNA contains:
- the radC gene encoding DNA repair protein RadC: MSSFKDLPAEERPRERLFGQGPGALSVSEVIAILLNTGGAGRDVLDLAGEVLREFGGIQGLARATPKELRSIKGVGKAKAAYLAAALELARRYLTAKREEQATLPGWEQEIREWSVQYAAAEREYILSLFLDSRKRVLGREVLSHGGLDGAFLDLPYLLRRAVRLGAEAMILAHNHPDGASRPSRDDITLTVNVARKLAVLDIKLVDHFILAGGEMYPVPRHLWDESEGMTC, encoded by the coding sequence ATGTCTTCCTTCAAGGATCTTCCGGCCGAAGAACGGCCGCGGGAGCGTCTCTTTGGGCAGGGGCCGGGTGCCCTGAGCGTATCGGAGGTCATCGCGATTCTCCTCAATACAGGCGGCGCCGGCAGGGATGTGCTGGACCTCGCCGGGGAGGTGCTCCGCGAGTTTGGGGGCATCCAGGGACTGGCGCGGGCCACCCCGAAGGAGCTGCGTTCCATCAAAGGAGTGGGGAAGGCCAAGGCCGCCTATCTGGCCGCGGCCCTGGAGCTGGCCAGACGGTATCTGACGGCGAAACGGGAGGAACAGGCGACGCTTCCCGGATGGGAACAGGAGATCCGGGAGTGGAGCGTGCAGTATGCCGCGGCGGAGCGCGAATACATCCTCTCCCTCTTCCTCGACAGCCGGAAGAGGGTGCTTGGCAGGGAGGTGCTCTCCCACGGCGGGCTCGACGGCGCCTTTCTGGATCTGCCCTACCTTCTGCGGCGGGCGGTTCGTCTCGGCGCGGAGGCCATGATCCTGGCCCACAACCATCCCGACGGTGCGTCGCGGCCCAGCCGCGACGACATCACGCTGACGGTCAATGTGGCCCGGAAACTGGCGGTGCTGGATATCAAGCTGGTTGATCATTTTATCCTTGCGGGTGGCGAAATGTATCCCGTTCCCAGACATTTGTGGGATGAAAGCGAGGGGATGACGTGCTGA
- a CDS encoding bifunctional (p)ppGpp synthetase/guanosine-3',5'-bis(diphosphate) 3'-pyrophosphohydrolase yields the protein MGRVPAQQRVASLKLVWQELWSKAVQYMDSGELAELGEAFVFAADAHDGQWRSSGDPYTTHTISVTTILAEMQLEREVLLAAILHDILEDTAVPKERLAEKFGDHVAVLVDGVTKLGKLPFKSIEDYQAENLRKMFIVMAKDIRVVLIKLADRVHNMRTLQSLRRDKQLRIAKETLEIYAPLAHRLGIYQIKRELEDLAFKIQDPDMYYEIRRRVRKKLPEREAVVKDAINALQERVKSSDIDIYITGRAKHFFSIFEKMQRKNLSLEQVYDLLAVRVIVSTITECYTVLGTVHTLWKPIPGQFDDYIANPKNNMYQSLHTTVVGPSGEPLEVQIRTWEMHQIAEYGIAAHWQYKEKRNKTDELDQRLTWVRQALEEQSDAEEPSSFLEHLKEDVLTSEVFVFTPQGDVVNLPNGSTPIDFAYSIHTEVGHKCVGAMVNGRIVSMDYTLQNGDIVRVLTSPQGHPSRDWLKVVRSNRARSKIRSYFRQKERAERERRVSRGRELIDRELRKKGYEGSGAVEDYKGQMNRAARDYGFAHADELLAEIGSGNRNPEAVASKVVQKSRKPAQPEELPETRTPEHKREFDSEIAVEGDEGVLVSIANCCRPVPGDPIVGYVTKNRGITVHHVHCGNIKNAARDRLVNVSWGNRVAHSYPARINVEAGDRPTLFADISQAINAAEASIVGVRASVKGANRAVMTAEIQVRDLEHLYHVIAKVNAVPGVMQVVRG from the coding sequence ATGGGCCGTGTTCCGGCACAGCAGCGCGTGGCGTCGCTCAAGCTGGTCTGGCAGGAGCTGTGGAGCAAGGCTGTCCAGTATATGGACAGCGGGGAGCTCGCCGAACTCGGTGAAGCCTTTGTCTTCGCCGCCGATGCCCATGACGGGCAGTGGCGTTCCTCCGGGGACCCCTACACCACCCACACCATCAGCGTGACCACCATACTCGCCGAGATGCAGCTTGAGCGGGAGGTACTGCTTGCCGCGATCCTCCACGATATCCTCGAGGACACCGCCGTTCCCAAAGAGCGGCTGGCCGAGAAGTTCGGCGACCACGTGGCGGTTCTCGTTGACGGGGTGACGAAGCTCGGCAAGCTTCCCTTCAAGTCCATCGAGGACTACCAGGCGGAGAATCTCCGCAAGATGTTCATCGTCATGGCCAAGGATATCCGGGTGGTCCTGATCAAACTCGCCGACCGTGTCCACAACATGCGGACCCTTCAGTCGCTGCGGCGGGACAAGCAGCTCCGGATCGCCAAGGAGACCCTGGAGATCTACGCGCCGCTTGCCCATCGCCTGGGCATCTATCAGATCAAGCGCGAGCTGGAGGACCTGGCGTTCAAGATCCAGGATCCGGACATGTACTATGAGATCCGCCGTCGGGTGCGCAAGAAACTCCCCGAACGCGAGGCGGTGGTGAAAGACGCCATCAACGCCCTGCAGGAGAGAGTGAAAAGCTCGGACATCGATATCTATATCACGGGCCGTGCCAAGCACTTTTTCAGCATCTTCGAAAAGATGCAGCGCAAGAACCTGTCGCTGGAACAGGTCTACGATCTCCTGGCGGTACGGGTGATCGTCTCCACCATTACCGAGTGCTACACTGTCCTTGGTACGGTCCACACCCTCTGGAAGCCGATTCCGGGACAGTTCGACGACTATATCGCCAACCCGAAGAACAACATGTACCAGTCGCTGCATACCACTGTGGTGGGCCCCAGCGGGGAACCGCTGGAGGTGCAGATCCGCACCTGGGAGATGCACCAGATCGCCGAGTACGGGATCGCCGCCCACTGGCAGTACAAGGAAAAGAGGAACAAGACGGACGAACTGGACCAGCGTCTCACCTGGGTGCGTCAGGCCCTGGAGGAGCAGTCCGATGCGGAGGAGCCCTCGTCCTTTCTGGAGCACCTCAAGGAGGACGTGCTGACCTCGGAGGTCTTCGTCTTCACACCCCAGGGGGATGTGGTCAACCTCCCGAATGGATCGACGCCCATCGATTTCGCCTATTCCATCCACACCGAAGTGGGGCACAAGTGTGTGGGGGCCATGGTGAACGGACGAATCGTCTCCATGGACTACACCCTCCAGAACGGCGACATCGTCCGGGTGCTCACCTCGCCGCAGGGACATCCCTCCAGGGACTGGCTGAAGGTCGTCCGAAGCAACCGTGCCAGATCCAAGATCCGCTCCTATTTCCGGCAGAAGGAGCGGGCCGAGCGGGAGCGCCGCGTCTCCCGGGGCAGGGAGCTCATCGACCGGGAGCTCCGCAAGAAGGGGTATGAAGGTTCCGGGGCGGTGGAGGATTACAAGGGCCAGATGAATCGGGCGGCCCGGGACTACGGCTTTGCCCACGCCGATGAGCTCCTTGCGGAGATCGGCAGCGGCAACAGGAACCCCGAAGCGGTGGCCTCCAAAGTCGTGCAAAAGAGCCGGAAGCCGGCGCAGCCCGAGGAGCTTCCCGAGACCAGGACACCGGAGCACAAGCGGGAATTCGATTCGGAAATCGCCGTGGAAGGGGACGAGGGGGTTCTGGTCAGCATCGCCAACTGCTGTCGCCCCGTACCCGGTGACCCTATTGTGGGCTATGTCACCAAGAACCGCGGCATCACGGTCCACCATGTGCATTGCGGCAACATCAAGAATGCGGCCCGGGACCGGCTGGTGAACGTCAGCTGGGGGAACAGGGTGGCGCACTCGTATCCCGCGCGGATCAACGTCGAGGCCGGCGACCGGCCGACGCTTTTTGCCGACATCAGTCAGGCCATCAACGCTGCGGAGGCGAGCATCGTCGGTGTCAGGGCCAGCGTCAAGGGAGCCAACAGGGCGGTGATGACAGCGGAGATCCAGGTGCGTGATCTCGAACATCTCTATCATGTCATCGCAAAGGTCAATGCCGTGCCAGGCGTTATGCAGGTCGTTCGGGGGTGA
- the dtd gene encoding D-tyrosyl-tRNA(Tyr) deacylase — translation MRAVVQRVEWADVEVDQRREGAIEEGLCILLGVGVDDGDRDLEWLAGKIPGLRIFEDEKGKMNRSLKDIGGSALVISQFTLYGDCRKGRRPSFVGAAPPEKAEEYYDRFVARLREDGIPVQTGVFREFMRVSLCNSGPVTLMIDSKGGNQV, via the coding sequence ATGCGTGCGGTAGTGCAGCGGGTCGAATGGGCGGACGTCGAGGTGGACCAGCGGCGGGAAGGGGCCATAGAAGAGGGGCTCTGCATCCTTCTCGGGGTGGGTGTCGACGATGGCGACAGGGATCTGGAGTGGCTGGCGGGCAAGATCCCGGGTCTTCGTATCTTCGAAGACGAGAAGGGGAAGATGAACCGTTCCCTGAAGGACATCGGTGGGTCGGCCCTTGTGATTTCGCAGTTTACCCTGTACGGTGACTGCCGGAAAGGACGGCGCCCCTCCTTTGTGGGGGCGGCGCCTCCCGAAAAGGCTGAGGAGTATTACGATAGATTTGTAGCCCGTCTCCGCGAAGACGGCATTCCTGTACAGACAGGTGTGTTCCGGGAGTTCATGCGTGTCAGCCTGTGTAACAGCGGGCCGGTGACGCTGATGATCGACAGTAAAGGAGGCAATCAGGTGTGA
- a CDS encoding rod shape-determining protein: protein MLKRFSGLLSRDVGIDMGTANFVVYLRGKGVVAIEPSSVALRRTGKKNREDVIAVGAAAKAMVGKTPNGVLTVRPLLHGVIADYEMTEVMIGHFMSLVNTSHRFLSHPRVVICAPACVTEVERRAIIDATLGAGAREAYVIEEPIAAALGAGLEIYKPTGNMILDIGGGTTEVAVLSMGGIVIKSSLRSAGDEMDQSIVSMLRQQYTLSIGEVTAEEIKKNIGSAVPLKEEMTMEVKGRDLMDGLPKAVRITSEEIRETLEPTVQNIEDLVRDALERTPPELARDIVDQGLVLTGGGALLRGLGTYLQSALKIPVTIAEDPLFCVANGVGKVLEELDSMKKVLISVDKGVQ from the coding sequence GTGCTGAAACGTTTTTCAGGGTTGCTGAGCAGAGATGTGGGTATCGACATGGGAACGGCGAATTTCGTGGTGTACCTTCGAGGCAAAGGCGTCGTAGCCATCGAACCCTCCTCTGTGGCCCTGCGTAGAACAGGAAAGAAAAACCGGGAGGATGTGATCGCCGTGGGGGCGGCGGCGAAAGCGATGGTCGGCAAGACCCCCAACGGTGTCCTGACGGTCCGCCCGCTGCTCCACGGCGTGATCGCCGACTACGAGATGACAGAGGTCATGATCGGACACTTCATGTCCCTTGTGAATACGAGCCACCGCTTTCTCTCCCATCCCCGGGTCGTCATCTGCGCCCCGGCCTGTGTCACCGAGGTGGAGCGGCGGGCCATTATCGATGCCACCCTCGGTGCCGGAGCCCGCGAAGCCTATGTCATCGAGGAGCCTATCGCCGCGGCCCTGGGTGCCGGTCTGGAGATCTACAAGCCCACCGGCAACATGATCCTGGATATCGGCGGGGGCACCACGGAGGTGGCCGTGCTTTCCATGGGCGGCATTGTGATCAAGAGCTCATTGCGTTCCGCAGGCGACGAGATGGACCAGTCCATTGTCTCCATGCTGCGGCAGCAGTACACCCTGAGCATCGGGGAGGTGACCGCGGAGGAGATCAAAAAGAACATCGGCAGCGCCGTGCCCCTGAAAGAAGAGATGACCATGGAGGTCAAGGGCAGGGATCTCATGGACGGTCTGCCCAAGGCGGTGCGCATCACCTCCGAGGAGATCAGGGAGACCCTGGAGCCCACGGTGCAGAATATCGAGGACCTCGTGCGGGACGCCCTGGAGCGCACCCCGCCCGAGCTGGCCCGGGATATCGTGGATCAGGGGCTGGTGCTCACCGGCGGCGGTGCCCTGCTCCGCGGACTGGGGACCTACCTGCAGTCGGCGCTGAAGATCCCTGTGACCATCGCCGAAGACCCTCTGTTCTGCGTGGCCAATGGTGTGGGGAAGGTGCTGGAGGAGCTGGACAGTATGAAAAAGGTGCTGATCTCCGTGGACAAGGGAGTGCAGTAG
- a CDS encoding MBL fold metallo-hydrolase, producing the protein MNIRRFPLGPLWTNGYLLWDDGRKACFIDPGGDPEEVLMLIGEEDLALELILLTHGHADHIWGLERLRSRTGAPAAIHREDAPKLADPSENLSAAMGRDCRCAPPEQSLEDGNHLQAGAMAVEVLHTPGHTPGGCSFLVSEGDEQALFSGDTLFAMSIGRTDLPGGDERTLRDSLKRYGALPDGIAVYPGHGPETTLGEERRTNPFWPR; encoded by the coding sequence GTGAATATACGGCGTTTTCCCCTGGGACCGCTCTGGACCAACGGCTATCTCCTCTGGGATGACGGCAGGAAGGCCTGCTTCATCGATCCCGGAGGTGACCCCGAGGAGGTGCTGATGTTGATCGGCGAAGAGGATCTTGCCCTGGAACTGATCCTTCTGACCCATGGGCATGCCGATCACATATGGGGCCTGGAGCGGCTCCGCAGCCGGACCGGCGCGCCTGCGGCGATCCACCGTGAGGATGCGCCCAAGCTGGCCGATCCCTCGGAGAACCTCTCCGCAGCCATGGGACGGGATTGCCGTTGCGCCCCGCCGGAGCAATCACTGGAGGACGGGAACCACCTCCAGGCGGGAGCCATGGCCGTTGAAGTGCTCCATACGCCCGGACACACGCCGGGCGGCTGTTCCTTCCTCGTTTCCGAAGGCGACGAACAGGCGCTCTTCTCAGGGGATACCCTCTTCGCCATGAGCATCGGCCGCACGGACCTTCCCGGAGGTGACGAGCGGACCCTCAGGGATTCCCTGAAGCGGTACGGCGCACTCCCCGACGGGATTGCCGTCTATCCGGGGCACGGGCCGGAGACAACCCTGGGGGAAGAGCGGCGCACCAACCCCTTCTGGCCCCGTTGA
- a CDS encoding rod shape-determining protein MreC codes for MMRWEGIQSPWAHSLIACIAGLVLLGCSLQFAGTRDAVNTVTVVLAVPEYPAKALREGAVAIYRWNAERTDYMRHIEKLEQENLALRRALTEQRPNVEPLARPHLVTAMVDLRYPHQWWQRLRVDAGTRQGVGIGDPVLNKGKLVGRVVDVGRSFAWVELLTSSGLSIPVVVEETRDLGVVQGDNRGGVVLRFIPPDRELEEGMHLSTALVGEVFPPGIPVGAVREPGVETAGLRPYGVAAESTFSRLYAVQVLVKRGDRP; via the coding sequence ATGATGCGTTGGGAGGGGATCCAGTCGCCCTGGGCGCATAGCCTGATCGCCTGCATCGCCGGCCTTGTTCTGCTGGGCTGTTCGTTGCAGTTTGCCGGAACGAGGGATGCCGTGAATACGGTGACAGTCGTGCTGGCTGTCCCCGAATACCCGGCGAAGGCTCTCCGTGAAGGGGCGGTGGCGATCTACCGCTGGAACGCCGAACGTACCGACTATATGCGCCACATAGAGAAGCTGGAACAGGAGAATCTCGCTCTGCGGAGAGCGCTGACCGAACAGAGGCCGAACGTGGAGCCCCTTGCGCGGCCCCATCTGGTGACGGCCATGGTGGATCTGCGGTATCCCCACCAATGGTGGCAGCGGCTCCGCGTCGATGCAGGAACCCGCCAGGGGGTCGGTATCGGGGATCCGGTGTTGAACAAGGGGAAGCTGGTCGGCCGGGTGGTTGATGTGGGGAGATCCTTTGCCTGGGTGGAATTGCTGACCTCTTCGGGGCTCAGCATTCCCGTGGTGGTCGAGGAAACCAGGGATCTCGGCGTTGTCCAGGGAGACAACCGGGGTGGCGTGGTCCTCCGGTTTATCCCCCCCGACAGGGAGCTCGAAGAGGGGATGCATCTCTCCACGGCACTGGTGGGCGAGGTCTTCCCCCCGGGGATTCCTGTGGGTGCGGTGCGTGAACCGGGCGTTGAAACGGCAGGCCTCCGTCCCTACGGTGTGGCGGCGGAGAGCACCTTCTCCCGCCTCTACGCTGTGCAGGTGCTGGTGAAGAGGGGAGATCGGCCCTGA